In the genome of Paenibacillus sp. FSL R5-0766, one region contains:
- the yyaC gene encoding spore protease YyaC, with the protein MAVYKREMVRHQGREVRKGVPAESLVLFFKNIVQLHSPAEITFVCIGTDRSTGDALGPLTGSLLQESGMENVIGTLSSPCDADTLEKKLALIPAHHAIIAIDACLGPKHAVGTYYLSNNPLIPAQSVGGKLPPVGQYSVAAVVNANGPRPYSILQMTSLHLVMGMSRTIADAAIEAWKWRQTFHS; encoded by the coding sequence TTGGCAGTGTATAAGCGAGAAATGGTTCGCCATCAGGGAAGGGAAGTCCGCAAAGGCGTGCCCGCAGAGAGTCTGGTATTATTTTTCAAAAACATCGTTCAACTTCATTCTCCAGCTGAAATCACGTTTGTCTGCATTGGTACGGATCGTTCCACCGGGGATGCTCTGGGTCCACTGACAGGAAGTTTACTGCAAGAGAGTGGAATGGAGAACGTGATTGGCACGCTGTCTTCCCCTTGTGATGCAGATACGCTGGAAAAGAAATTGGCACTAATTCCTGCACACCATGCCATCATAGCGATTGATGCATGTCTGGGTCCAAAGCATGCGGTAGGTACATACTATCTCTCGAATAACCCACTCATTCCGGCCCAATCGGTTGGAGGCAAGCTACCTCCTGTTGGACAATACAGTGTAGCAGCGGTGGTTAATGCGAATGGACCAAGGCCCTATTCCATTTTGCAGATGACCTCGCTTCACCTGGTCATGGGGATGTCCCGAACGATTGCAGACGCCGCAATTGAAGCATGGAAATGGAGACAAACGTTTCATTCATGA
- a CDS encoding O-antigen ligase family protein yields the protein MKNGTMDKGVVRNTEYVDNRDLCNGDNTCNREDTYNKDDTYKKGDTHQSNGAIQTDASGSFSQSLRCKRYSGSGWTVGLGILSIVLLLAGCLSRGLYYSADLYPVLLIAAGSILIMFFLFLVGICPQKASERIPMSLVQDQGNIERIVENIFRFPGMWRVLWPLGMMTCFGLHAWAGSVSKQGSMDEMLRWSLLAMFTLLTAILAARTDGARWLACGWQMAGGLLVLSGILAVCGILPLPFGVMRTADPEISSAGARLGGLLQYPNAYGAVVGMYALERLTAAARVIARPVPAGRLIAAVLPLMPAQAALLLSESRGAWLATGCAAVAAFALQRRGARLPLLLATAAPMACAAWLYRQLAAAQLAPAPVPGLLALAGAWAAALLGTLLLCRLWHSGAAKAPRAAALTAIVLAGAAAALMAVASTADRLAAGVGTGVSRLQMWRDALQLWTEAAWLGHGGDTWRNMFRAIQSSPYVGGEVHNGLLDLALDTGMIGILLVAGWFLLTLRSIFHFAPQLMPSVLVFGLHGVMDFDWSFTLFWMLFIWLGAWAVALKTETEGVQRSSVTVKYTPIRSKSGSKLRSKSRSLFLRYLPTQSHPSAIPMRSFFHIFQRVTARLIRVSTVMIILFWLGGTVWVTSRYAVAEVQYRQAMSEPDGTPAQKVHLMAAFQSNPNRPDIVISFARSLLGREAESLLMSSLSHFPMHPQIYIELGRLAAQFGEGQQAGEYFEQAISLNRYDGISQSTALYWMEQAARREWKAGYRDRARQTAAAGVRMYERYQLLAEEVEGGDVHNDRRFVMEKHASGYGENLRRLASASSPLFTPELTKRSP from the coding sequence ATGAAGAATGGGACAATGGATAAGGGAGTTGTAAGGAATACAGAATATGTAGATAACAGGGACTTGTGTAATGGGGACAATACATGTAATAGGGAAGATACATACAACAAAGATGATACGTATAAAAAAGGTGATACACATCAATCAAATGGAGCTATCCAGACCGATGCGTCAGGGAGTTTTTCTCAAAGTTTGAGGTGTAAACGTTATTCAGGATCGGGGTGGACTGTTGGGTTAGGCATACTCTCCATTGTCTTGCTGCTTGCAGGATGTCTGAGTCGGGGACTGTACTATTCGGCTGATCTGTATCCTGTCCTTTTGATCGCAGCAGGAAGCATATTGATCATGTTTTTTCTTTTCCTTGTAGGTATTTGTCCACAGAAGGCGAGTGAACGAATACCCATGTCATTGGTACAGGATCAGGGGAACATCGAACGAATCGTTGAGAATATATTTCGATTTCCGGGAATGTGGCGGGTATTGTGGCCGCTGGGGATGATGACATGTTTTGGGCTACATGCGTGGGCAGGCTCGGTGAGTAAACAGGGCAGCATGGATGAGATGCTGCGATGGAGCCTGCTTGCGATGTTTACTCTGCTCACTGCAATACTGGCTGCGCGCACGGATGGTGCGCGTTGGTTAGCCTGCGGTTGGCAGATGGCAGGCGGCTTGCTTGTGCTAAGCGGCATCCTTGCCGTGTGCGGGATATTGCCGCTGCCCTTCGGGGTAATGCGGACTGCTGACCCCGAGATCAGCTCCGCCGGAGCAAGGCTCGGCGGATTATTGCAGTACCCGAATGCGTACGGTGCCGTTGTTGGCATGTACGCATTGGAGCGGCTGACAGCCGCCGCGCGAGTCATAGCCCGGCCTGTGCCGGCCGGGCGACTCATCGCGGCAGTGCTGCCGCTCATGCCTGCGCAAGCCGCGCTCCTGCTGAGCGAGTCGCGCGGCGCTTGGCTGGCGACCGGCTGCGCCGCGGTCGCCGCCTTTGCTTTGCAGCGGCGCGGTGCCCGCCTGCCGCTGCTGCTGGCCACGGCCGCGCCAATGGCGTGCGCGGCCTGGCTGTACCGCCAGCTGGCTGCTGCTCAGCTGGCGCCTGCACCAGTGCCCGGCCTGCTGGCACTGGCCGGGGCATGGGCAGCTGCGCTGCTCGGCACGCTGCTGCTGTGCCGTCTATGGCACAGCGGCGCCGCCAAGGCTCCGCGCGCCGCTGCCCTGACGGCCATTGTGCTGGCGGGAGCCGCCGCCGCACTGATGGCCGTGGCCTCCACCGCCGATCGCCTTGCGGCGGGTGTCGGCACTGGGGTGTCCCGCCTACAGATGTGGCGGGATGCCCTCCAGCTGTGGACCGAGGCCGCATGGCTCGGCCACGGGGGGGATACATGGCGCAACATGTTCCGCGCCATTCAATCCTCGCCTTATGTTGGAGGCGAGGTTCACAACGGCCTGCTCGATCTCGCCCTGGACACAGGCATGATCGGCATCCTGCTTGTCGCAGGGTGGTTTCTCCTCACCCTGCGAAGCATCTTTCATTTTGCACCGCAGCTCATGCCATCTGTGCTTGTTTTTGGCCTGCATGGGGTGATGGACTTTGACTGGAGCTTCACATTATTTTGGATGCTCTTCATCTGGCTCGGTGCTTGGGCAGTCGCATTGAAGACGGAAACAGAGGGGGTCCAGCGATCCAGCGTAACTGTGAAATACACTCCTATCAGATCCAAATCGGGATCTAAATTGAGATCTAAATCCAGATCTCTTTTCTTGCGATATTTACCAACCCAATCCCACCCATCAGCTATCCCGATGCGTTCCTTCTTTCATATTTTTCAGCGAGTAACTGCTCGGCTAATAAGGGTATCCACAGTGATGATCATCCTTTTCTGGCTTGGTGGAACAGTGTGGGTGACCTCCCGATATGCTGTAGCAGAAGTGCAGTACCGTCAGGCGATGTCTGAACCGGATGGCACTCCAGCACAGAAGGTGCATCTTATGGCTGCTTTTCAATCGAATCCGAATCGACCGGATATCGTGATATCCTTTGCACGATCTCTACTGGGACGAGAAGCAGAGTCACTCCTTATGAGCAGCCTGTCCCATTTCCCGATGCACCCTCAGATTTACATCGAACTGGGACGATTGGCAGCCCAATTCGGCGAAGGACAGCAGGCTGGAGAATATTTTGAACAAGCGATCTCATTGAATCGGTATGATGGCATTAGCCAATCCACGGCTTTGTATTGGATGGAGCAGGCAGCGAGGCGGGAATGGAAGGCAGGATATAGAGATCGAGCCCGACAGACTGCCGCCGCTGGTGTCCGGATGTATGAACGGTATCAACTGCTGGCTGAGGAAGTGGAAGGAGGAGACGTTCATAATGATCGTCGTTTTGTAATGGAAAAACATGCTTCAGGCTATGGAGAGAACCTGCGCAGGCTTGCTTCGGCTTCTTCTCCTCTCTTTACTCCAGAGTTGACCAAACGGAGCCCTTGA
- a CDS encoding alpha/beta hydrolase, giving the protein MEKVMCDGTTICYAEQGKGEALILLHGYCGSSSYWDEVVPELARSYRCIVPDLRGHGKTDAPVGSYTIEQMGNDVLQLMDELNVEKAVLLGHSMGGYIALSIAQRHPERLNAFGLIHSTAYPDSEEAKEKRLRAVSTIQTEGIVNFVDGLVPGLFAPEHVESLSKHVTRVKEIGYQTAPQGAVGAALAMRERPDRRDVLSATPLPVLLVAGEKDAVIPPERTFTSDKPHIVQAVIAGAGHMSMYEAPEELIQVIKQFMAGLSK; this is encoded by the coding sequence ATGGAAAAAGTGATGTGTGATGGAACGACGATTTGTTATGCCGAACAAGGTAAGGGAGAAGCACTCATTTTGCTCCACGGATACTGTGGCAGTTCATCGTATTGGGATGAGGTCGTACCTGAACTGGCACGTAGCTATCGCTGTATCGTACCTGATCTGCGTGGACACGGAAAAACAGATGCACCTGTAGGAAGTTATACCATCGAACAGATGGGCAACGATGTATTACAGTTGATGGATGAGTTGAATGTGGAAAAAGCGGTCCTTCTGGGACACTCGATGGGGGGATACATTGCGCTCTCGATTGCACAACGTCACCCGGAGCGTTTGAATGCATTTGGTCTGATTCATTCGACAGCCTATCCGGACAGTGAAGAAGCCAAGGAAAAACGCCTTCGTGCTGTATCCACCATTCAGACCGAAGGTATCGTGAATTTTGTAGATGGACTGGTTCCCGGACTGTTTGCACCGGAACATGTGGAATCGTTATCTAAGCATGTAACACGTGTGAAGGAAATTGGATACCAGACTGCTCCTCAAGGTGCTGTTGGTGCTGCACTTGCTATGCGGGAACGCCCGGATCGCCGTGATGTGTTATCGGCTACACCGTTACCTGTATTGCTGGTTGCAGGAGAGAAGGATGCTGTTATCCCGCCAGAACGTACATTTACAAGTGACAAGCCACATATCGTGCAAGCCGTGATTGCGGGTGCGGGTCATATGAGCATGTATGAAGCTCCTGAAGAGTTAATTCAGGTCATTAAACAATTTATGGCTGGATTATCGAAGTAA
- a CDS encoding SAM-dependent methyltransferase, producing the protein MYPVDSLRKLIQDIFEQNSLITATWSQLRRRDNVSYTKVQVKPVTLKNQLHYQFAFHYNNKVLHENLTPAEAAERMTLLCEETFRQGLLCTTEADYQILISKKYKVSILTKSASKTAVDLSHNRKKQYVLEEGVPVSFLVELGIMNEEGRVLARKYDKFRQINRFLEMVQDVIPHLPEGRPLTIVDFGCGKSYLTFALYHYLSVQQRRSLKIIGLDLKADVIEHCNDLANRLHYGDLKFLVGDIADYDELNEVDMVVTLHACDTATDAALEKAVRWGASVILSVPCCQHELFDQVEASVMNPLLSHGILKERFSALATDGIRAKLLDLMGYKTQLLEFIDMENTPKNILIRAVRGQAGEVTEMWNEYTAFRDFIHADPYLERACADLLPGDGKQAGGKSKSSKETVQDSANCDLC; encoded by the coding sequence ATGTACCCCGTGGATTCATTGCGAAAGCTTATACAAGACATCTTTGAACAGAATTCGCTGATTACAGCGACCTGGAGCCAGCTGCGCAGACGGGACAATGTCTCGTATACCAAAGTGCAAGTCAAGCCGGTGACACTGAAGAATCAGCTGCATTATCAATTTGCATTTCATTATAACAACAAAGTGCTGCACGAGAATTTGACTCCGGCTGAAGCGGCAGAGCGCATGACTTTGTTATGCGAAGAGACGTTTCGTCAAGGGCTGCTCTGTACGACCGAGGCAGACTATCAAATTTTGATCAGCAAAAAATATAAAGTATCCATTCTGACCAAATCTGCTTCCAAAACTGCAGTGGATCTGTCGCATAATCGCAAGAAGCAATATGTATTGGAGGAGGGAGTGCCCGTATCGTTCCTCGTTGAACTTGGCATTATGAACGAAGAAGGTCGTGTGCTGGCCCGCAAGTATGACAAGTTCAGACAGATCAACCGTTTCCTCGAAATGGTGCAGGATGTCATTCCGCATCTGCCGGAAGGACGTCCACTGACCATCGTTGATTTTGGTTGCGGCAAGTCTTATCTGACATTTGCGTTATATCATTATCTGTCTGTACAACAACGTCGTTCACTCAAGATTATTGGGTTGGACTTGAAGGCAGATGTCATTGAACATTGTAATGACCTGGCTAATCGATTGCATTATGGCGATCTGAAGTTTCTGGTTGGAGACATCGCGGACTACGATGAATTAAATGAAGTGGATATGGTTGTCACACTGCATGCCTGTGATACAGCTACCGATGCTGCTTTGGAGAAGGCAGTTCGTTGGGGGGCTTCTGTTATTCTGTCTGTTCCTTGCTGTCAGCATGAACTGTTTGATCAAGTAGAGGCTTCGGTGATGAATCCGTTATTGTCCCATGGCATCCTCAAGGAACGTTTTTCCGCACTGGCTACGGATGGGATTCGTGCCAAGTTGCTTGATCTGATGGGATACAAGACACAATTGCTTGAATTCATCGATATGGAGAATACGCCTAAAAACATATTGATTCGTGCTGTTCGTGGTCAGGCCGGCGAAGTGACGGAGATGTGGAATGAATACACAGCTTTCCGTGATTTCATTCATGCCGATCCATATTTGGAGCGGGCTTGTGCCGATTTGCTTCCTGGCGATGGCAAGCAGGCCGGCGGGAAATCAAAATCGAGCAAAGAAACCGTTCAAGATTCCGCAAATTGCGACCTTTGCTGA
- a CDS encoding DUF1128 domain-containing protein translates to MDLTQATAANMEYMIEAIKTKLRMASGAAMQASSFPLEKYEDLFDLYEMILSKEHLSISEVEAVASELGNLRKS, encoded by the coding sequence ATGGATTTAACACAAGCAACAGCAGCCAATATGGAATATATGATTGAAGCGATCAAAACCAAACTTCGTATGGCAAGCGGTGCCGCCATGCAAGCTTCTTCATTCCCACTTGAGAAATATGAAGATCTGTTTGACCTGTATGAAATGATTTTGAGCAAGGAACATCTCAGTATCTCTGAAGTGGAAGCTGTCGCTTCGGAACTGGGTAATCTTCGTAAATCTTAG
- a CDS encoding pirin family protein gives MIKVVTSEERHTSDRGWIHSEFSFSFADYDDPSNAHFGCLLAHNENTLMPQEGFKKHPHHDLELVSYVISGTLKHTDSMGTEQLLEPGTVQVMSAGTGVEHSETNPSADEPVRFLQMWFLPSERMLKPSYANRRIERQEHLNRLCPIVSGQGGEESEGALSISQDVTCYLSHLESGKKLVYPQHEDRRTHLFLISGHVEIHCSDGNFNLKPGDAARIRKSCDLQITSTDSEPAEFVLVDLP, from the coding sequence ATGATTAAAGTGGTGACATCGGAAGAAAGGCACACGTCGGATCGAGGTTGGATACACAGTGAATTCAGCTTTTCCTTTGCGGATTATGATGATCCAAGCAACGCCCATTTTGGCTGTCTGTTGGCTCATAATGAAAACACGCTGATGCCGCAAGAAGGCTTTAAGAAACATCCACATCATGATCTTGAACTTGTTAGTTATGTCATATCAGGTACACTCAAACATACGGATAGTATGGGAACAGAACAATTGCTTGAACCGGGTACGGTCCAGGTGATGAGTGCGGGTACGGGAGTGGAACACTCTGAAACCAATCCGTCAGCGGATGAACCGGTACGTTTCCTTCAGATGTGGTTCTTGCCATCGGAGCGTATGCTGAAACCATCTTATGCGAATCGGAGAATAGAGAGGCAGGAGCATTTGAATCGTCTATGTCCGATTGTATCCGGGCAAGGGGGCGAGGAAAGCGAAGGCGCATTGTCTATTTCCCAGGATGTCACCTGTTACTTGTCGCATTTGGAGTCCGGGAAAAAGTTGGTGTACCCGCAACACGAAGATCGACGGACACATCTTTTTCTGATCAGTGGCCATGTAGAGATTCATTGTTCAGATGGCAACTTCAACCTCAAGCCGGGGGATGCCGCACGAATTCGCAAAAGCTGTGATCTGCAGATCACGAGCACAGACAGCGAACCTGCCGAATTTGTTTTGGTTGACCTGCCTTAA
- a CDS encoding DedA family protein, whose amino-acid sequence MDFIHNLVGQLFDWIQSLGYFGIMLGLMLEVIPSEIVLAYGGFLVSQGNINFFGAMIFGTVGGVIAQLFIYWIGRYGGRPVLERYGKYILIQKKHIDHSEEWFRKYGTGVIFTARFVPVVRHAISIPAGITKMHTGKFILLTTLAVIPWTALFIYLGMILGDQWKHIDEKAAPYVMPILLVALALMIVYVLIKWMNVRKKKGSV is encoded by the coding sequence ATGGACTTTATTCATAACCTTGTTGGCCAATTGTTCGATTGGATTCAAAGTCTTGGGTACTTTGGAATCATGCTTGGATTAATGTTGGAAGTTATCCCAAGCGAAATTGTGCTGGCGTATGGAGGTTTTCTCGTTTCACAAGGTAATATCAACTTCTTCGGTGCTATGATTTTTGGTACGGTGGGCGGTGTGATTGCCCAGTTATTTATTTACTGGATTGGCCGTTATGGCGGCAGACCTGTGCTTGAACGCTACGGTAAATACATACTCATCCAGAAAAAACACATCGACCATTCCGAGGAGTGGTTCCGCAAGTATGGTACAGGTGTCATTTTCACGGCTCGTTTTGTTCCGGTGGTAAGACATGCAATCTCCATCCCGGCTGGCATCACGAAAATGCACACAGGCAAATTCATCTTGCTTACTACACTCGCTGTTATACCTTGGACTGCATTGTTTATATATTTAGGGATGATTCTTGGAGATCAATGGAAGCATATTGATGAGAAAGCGGCACCATATGTTATGCCTATTTTGCTTGTCGCTCTCGCCCTTATGATTGTTTATGTACTTATTAAATGGATGAATGTTCGTAAAAAGAAAGGAAGTGTCTAG
- a CDS encoding dehydrogenase gives MSHKSIPGSPPVKHTQSGQNLPSARGIRRACSKELYRTAKRLKVYVSPERMKQAEEYYYGKVITNLLWIGENRDNRKKLCEWWNTDVSAEIAVMWEVEVEPLKDAFQHAFGGYRL, from the coding sequence ATGTCACACAAGTCAATACCCGGTTCTCCGCCGGTCAAACATACGCAATCTGGTCAAAACCTTCCTTCCGCCAGAGGAATTCGCCGGGCATGCAGCAAGGAATTGTACCGGACAGCCAAAAGGCTAAAAGTATATGTCTCTCCCGAACGGATGAAGCAGGCGGAAGAATATTATTACGGTAAGGTGATCACAAATCTGCTCTGGATTGGGGAGAATCGCGACAACCGCAAGAAATTATGTGAGTGGTGGAACACGGATGTCAGTGCAGAGATCGCCGTGATGTGGGAAGTTGAGGTTGAACCATTAAAAGATGCATTTCAGCATGCATTTGGCGGGTATCGTCTGTAG
- a CDS encoding phosphatase PAP2 family protein: MPRKTYSADSFSSNSGTLLRPLLNWGLTGLALSASVVFILAGLGAWLGADVIIRLDDQIQQLFYLNSDSRLYLFPYTAFITALGSFKISAVATGGFALLFFIQRSPRFVIYGYALTGSFAMMWVLNTLLKEFFRRSRPELDHLLVVHGYSFPSGHAMISMGFYGMLFVIWAIERQRHNSFGVWLPVLCGISFIFLIGLSRIMLGVHYPTDVFTGFTAGLAWIFCMVKGIKQSR; the protein is encoded by the coding sequence ATGCCGCGCAAAACGTATTCAGCAGACTCATTCAGTTCAAATTCAGGCACGTTATTACGTCCACTCCTCAACTGGGGTTTGACTGGTCTGGCCCTCAGCGCATCGGTTGTATTCATCCTGGCAGGTCTGGGTGCCTGGTTGGGTGCTGATGTTATTATTCGTCTGGATGATCAAATTCAGCAATTATTTTATCTGAATTCAGATTCACGTCTTTATCTGTTCCCTTACACTGCATTCATAACCGCACTGGGCTCATTCAAAATCTCTGCTGTGGCTACCGGAGGTTTTGCTCTTCTTTTCTTCATACAACGCAGTCCAAGGTTTGTTATATATGGATATGCGCTCACAGGAAGTTTTGCCATGATGTGGGTTCTGAACACGTTATTGAAGGAATTTTTCAGACGAAGCAGACCTGAACTGGATCATCTGCTGGTCGTTCACGGGTACAGCTTTCCGAGCGGACATGCCATGATCTCCATGGGTTTCTACGGCATGCTCTTTGTAATCTGGGCCATTGAACGACAGCGACATAACTCTTTCGGTGTGTGGCTTCCTGTTCTATGTGGTATCAGTTTTATTTTCTTGATTGGCCTCAGCCGAATCATGTTGGGCGTTCATTATCCTACGGATGTATTTACTGGATTTACTGCTGGATTGGCATGGATCTTCTGCATGGTTAAAGGTATTAAACAAAGTCGCTAA
- a CDS encoding MBL fold metallo-hydrolase: MLNIRTFTLGPLQTNAYLLQGDDPGKAVIIDPGMNPGPLLKAIQDLEIEAILLTHAHFDHMGGVDEIRKLKGCPVYLHDLESDWLTTPKLNGSLNWPQATPPLSTDPAEYAMDEGQKLNLIGHTFKVFHTPGHSPGSVSLLCDNDLFAGDVLFRMGVGRTDLTGGRERDLIDSIQNKLYTFADEVKVYPGHGPKTTIGYEKQNNPYVSAR; encoded by the coding sequence ATGCTTAACATTCGTACGTTTACACTAGGCCCGCTTCAGACCAACGCGTATCTTCTACAAGGAGATGATCCGGGCAAAGCCGTCATTATCGATCCAGGCATGAATCCAGGGCCGCTGCTTAAGGCGATCCAAGACTTGGAGATTGAAGCCATTCTCCTCACTCATGCTCACTTTGATCATATGGGCGGGGTAGATGAGATCCGTAAATTGAAGGGATGTCCCGTTTATCTTCACGACTTGGAGAGCGACTGGCTCACCACCCCGAAATTAAATGGATCTTTGAATTGGCCGCAGGCGACACCACCACTATCGACAGATCCGGCTGAATATGCCATGGACGAAGGGCAGAAGCTGAATCTGATTGGTCATACGTTTAAAGTGTTCCATACACCTGGACATTCCCCAGGCAGTGTAAGTTTGCTTTGTGATAACGACCTGTTTGCCGGTGATGTGCTGTTCCGCATGGGTGTAGGCAGAACGGACCTGACAGGAGGGCGTGAACGGGATCTGATTGATTCAATCCAGAACAAGCTTTACACCTTTGCTGATGAGGTTAAAGTATATCCAGGTCATGGTCCCAAAACGACCATTGGTTATGAGAAACAGAACAATCCTTACGTGTCCGCAAGATAA
- a CDS encoding DUF6483 family protein encodes MFRKDYLLRMMEEMTEAIGKVFTLKQQRKHTEALSELDELMRKQFGLNLSLLNSLPAEDVIEMFRFRGMIEVDNLQQAARLIEEEAYIYQEKAKVEGIDDQERMDAEDEAVIRLMRSLHFYLYALNHGANPKLLDAPERVEGVLGLTKEYELPARTERQLALYREQQGRYDQAENSWYRLLQLGAEFPVSYRDDVQTFYERLSQLTDEQLEHGGLPRTEVEEGLAELSRQEMNS; translated from the coding sequence ATGTTCAGAAAAGATTATCTGCTCCGCATGATGGAGGAAATGACTGAAGCAATAGGCAAAGTGTTCACGCTCAAACAGCAGCGTAAGCACACCGAGGCATTGTCTGAACTGGATGAGTTGATGCGCAAGCAGTTTGGGTTGAACTTATCTCTACTGAACTCATTGCCAGCAGAGGATGTTATTGAAATGTTCCGTTTTCGCGGAATGATTGAGGTAGATAATCTGCAGCAAGCCGCGAGGCTGATTGAAGAAGAGGCTTACATTTATCAAGAGAAGGCCAAAGTGGAAGGTATCGATGATCAGGAGAGAATGGACGCAGAGGATGAGGCTGTCATTCGATTGATGAGATCACTTCATTTTTACCTGTATGCATTGAATCATGGGGCTAATCCCAAGTTGTTGGACGCACCGGAACGGGTGGAGGGTGTGTTGGGGCTTACGAAAGAATATGAACTTCCTGCTCGAACTGAAAGACAGCTTGCCCTGTATCGTGAACAACAAGGACGTTACGACCAAGCAGAGAACAGTTGGTACAGATTGCTCCAGCTTGGTGCTGAATTCCCGGTGAGCTACCGAGATGATGTACAGACGTTCTATGAAAGGTTGAGCCAACTCACAGATGAACAGCTGGAGCATGGTGGTTTGCCGCGTACCGAAGTTGAAGAGGGGTTAGCTGAACTAAGTCGTCAAGAGATGAACTCCTAA
- a CDS encoding thioredoxin family protein, which yields MGKPNLSHKFGKGLPPKEFIESMTKNQSEFQANYDSFTWSNEEDREFFESLNHRDDLRVLILAADWCGDVVRNIPVVFQALEISGIPTEVLIMENHPEVMDEFLTMGGRSVPVVIFADTGGHVLGQWGPRPQHVQEVMIEFKRLNPDREAADYQENLAVARQEIGKRYGEGTESHAAIIRELRELISGY from the coding sequence ATGGGTAAACCCAACTTGTCTCACAAATTCGGTAAAGGTCTTCCACCAAAAGAGTTTATCGAGAGCATGACCAAGAACCAAAGTGAATTCCAGGCCAACTATGATAGCTTTACTTGGTCGAACGAAGAGGATCGTGAGTTCTTTGAGAGCCTGAACCATCGCGATGATCTGCGTGTGTTAATTCTGGCTGCTGACTGGTGCGGGGATGTTGTCCGTAATATTCCGGTTGTGTTCCAGGCGCTTGAAATCTCAGGAATTCCAACAGAAGTTCTGATTATGGAGAACCATCCGGAAGTGATGGATGAGTTCCTGACGATGGGTGGCCGTTCCGTGCCAGTCGTTATTTTTGCAGATACAGGTGGTCATGTGTTAGGTCAGTGGGGACCTCGTCCGCAGCATGTACAGGAAGTCATGATTGAATTCAAACGCCTTAATCCGGATCGTGAAGCAGCAGATTATCAAGAAAATTTGGCTGTAGCGCGTCAAGAGATTGGTAAACGTTATGGGGAAGGAACGGAGTCACATGCGGCCATTATCCGTGAGCTGCGTGAACTGATTTCGGGTTACTAA
- a CDS encoding asparaginase translates to MESALLIKEYRAGVMECAHYGHISITDEYGRIVYSAGDPHFRAFTRSSAKPFQAIPGIRAGIASHYGLSAQEIAIMSSSHRSEPEHIRVLEQLSGKIGLGEECLICAPSYPLNEESRNQWLRAQGEKRRILHNCSGKHLGILGYSQMKQVDLGSYAEPDHPVQREILETFADLAGIEEKEIELGTDGCGFPVFSLPLSALSNAYLKLACPDLIADPSTRTAVETITSAMNEHPLMVGGTERVDSVLLEDDNIVAKGGFKGVFGFGLKKERLGITFKVLDGSEEEWAFITQSILKQIGYSNERTIARLAEVFPSDIRNDAGTLVGHADSEFILHSLEDSV, encoded by the coding sequence ATGGAGAGTGCCTTGTTAATTAAAGAATACCGTGCAGGCGTTATGGAATGCGCCCATTACGGACACATAAGTATTACGGATGAGTATGGCCGAATCGTATACTCGGCTGGTGACCCTCATTTCAGAGCGTTCACTCGCTCATCTGCGAAACCTTTTCAAGCCATTCCAGGTATTCGGGCAGGAATTGCCAGTCACTATGGCCTATCAGCACAGGAGATTGCTATTATGTCCTCTTCGCATCGTTCGGAACCGGAACACATTCGGGTGCTGGAGCAGTTATCCGGTAAGATCGGATTGGGAGAAGAATGTCTGATCTGTGCACCAAGTTATCCGCTTAATGAAGAAAGCCGTAATCAATGGTTACGTGCACAAGGAGAGAAACGGCGCATCTTGCACAACTGCTCCGGCAAACATCTGGGAATTCTGGGGTACAGTCAGATGAAGCAGGTTGATCTGGGCAGTTACGCTGAACCGGATCATCCGGTGCAACGAGAAATTCTTGAAACTTTTGCCGACCTGGCAGGTATTGAGGAAAAAGAAATTGAGCTTGGGACGGATGGCTGCGGCTTTCCGGTATTTTCTTTGCCGTTGTCGGCATTGTCGAATGCTTATCTGAAGCTCGCTTGTCCGGATCTTATTGCTGATCCTTCCACAAGAACAGCTGTAGAGACCATAACATCAGCTATGAATGAACATCCGTTGATGGTAGGTGGCACGGAGCGTGTAGATTCAGTGCTGCTGGAAGACGATAACATTGTAGCGAAGGGTGGATTCAAGGGGGTATTTGGTTTTGGCCTGAAAAAAGAAAGACTGGGAATCACCTTCAAGGTGCTTGATGGTTCCGAGGAAGAATGGGCCTTCATTACCCAATCCATCTTGAAACAGATTGGTTATTCCAATGAGAGAACCATTGCACGTTTGGCTGAAGTGTTCCCTTCGGACATCCGAAATGATGCGGGTACCCTTGTAGGTCATGCAGATAGTGAATTCATTCTCCACTCACTTGAAGATAGCGTATAA